The DNA sequence CGTTGCGCTCGGCCAGCACAGCGCCATCGCGCCCCACCGCCACCGAACACAGATGCGTGGAGGTCTCAATGGCGAGCACCAGGCCCATGGCTCAGAGCGTGAGAGGCAGTCCCTGCAGGATGTCGAGCAGCTTCACCGCGAGCACGTAGGTGTACTTGGCCGTGATGCGGTCGGCGGTGACGCGCTGCAGATCGTTGCGGGCGGTGTTCAGTTCCAGGGCATTGGCGGCTCCCTGTTCGAAGCGGGCCTCGGCGAAGCGCAAGTTCTCCTCCGCCGCCTCCACGCTTCGTTGCGCGGCCTGGTACTGCTGGTAGGCGGCGCGTTGGGCCAGGATGGCATCCTGCACATCGCGCCGGCGGCGGTCGCGCACGCTCACGACCTCCAGTTCGGCCCGTTCCTGTTGGATCCGGGCCTGGCTGACGGCCAGTTCGGTACGGCGGTTGTTGAAGATGGGAAGCGAAAGGGTGAGCCCGAGGGATTCGTTGAGGTTGTCGTCCAATTGCTTGCCGAAGGGCCGCACCTGGGTCTCATAGTCCACGTTGGGCACGAAGACGGCCTCATTGCTCTCGGTGAAGCCGATCTGCTCGGGCGGGCCGATGATGGGATCGCCGATGGCCTCGAAGTTCCGACCGGAGTATCCGGTGCCGGCCGAGGCGTTGAACGAGAGCACCGGGTAGCTGCCGGCCCGTGCGATGGCCACGCCGCGCTCGGCGCTCGAGGCGCGCAGCTCGGCCTGGCGGTACAAGGGGTCCTGCGCGAGCACGGCCGCGAGCACGGTCTCCACGTCGGCGGTCGGCTCGGCCACGTTCATGGCGGAGAGCGCGGGACCGGACACGGTGAAGCCGCGCAGCTCCTCGGACGAGAGCTGAAGGGTCTGGGCCAGCTGCAGGAGCGCCTGCTCCCGTCGGTTGCGCAGGTCCACCAGGGTGAATTCCTGCTGGGCCTGCTGGGAGCGGAGGTTGATCAGCTCGGACCGGGCGTTCCGTCCGGCGTCCACCAGCGCCTGCATGCGCTCGGTCTGCTGCGTGGTGCTGGCCAGCTGGGCCTCGGCCGCACGGATGCGCTCCTCGGCGCTGAGCACCTCGATGAACTGGCGGGCCACGGTGGTGCGCACATCGTTCCGCACCGCATCACCAGCCTCCTGGGCGGCCTGCAGGTCAAGCCCTGCGCGGCGACGTTCGTTGTGCAGCCGGAGCCCGTTGAACACGGTGAGGTCGCTGCTCAGGAAGAAGTTGTTGGTGCGCACCCGGTCGGTGGCGAAGGTGTTGGTGAAGCGATCGATCACCCGGCCGTAGTTGTAGCCGTGGGTGGCCCCGCCGTTCAGGTCGGGGAAGAAGCTCCAGAACGACTGTTCCCGTGTGCGGTCGGCGAGCTCGGTATCGAGCAGGGCGCCGCGCAGGGTGAGGTTCCGCTCCTCGGCGCGCGCGACGCATTGCTCAAGGGTCCAGGCGGATTGGGCGTGCGCCATGTGCACGACCAGCAGAAGCAACGGGGCGATGGATCGCATGTCCCCCACCCGGCTGCATCGGAACAGCGGGCGGTACGGACAAAAATACCCGGGTGGGCCGGGCGGGTCGGGACGAACGGATGAACGGTGATGGACCGGGGCGAGCGGTGGGGCTCAGTTGCTCACCACCTTCACCTCCACGCGGCGGTTGGCCTCGCTCTCCTCCTTGGTCTTCGGCTCGGGGAAGAGCATGCGCGAGTTGCCCAGGCCGACATAGGTCACCCGCTCGGGTTCCACATCGTTCACCATCAGGAAGTCGTAGACGGCACGGGCGCGCGCGGCGCTCAGATCGATGAACTCCTTCTTGTTCTTGAAGGTGGGTCCGTTCACGTGGCCCTCCACCTCGATCCGGAGCCGCGGGTTCTCCTGCAGGAAACGCAGCAGCAGCAGCAGGGAGGCCTCCGAGGAGCGGAGCACCTTGTCCTCGTTGCCCACGAAGCGGATGTCCTCCAGCACCACATGCTCGCCCGGAGCGATCGGCGTGAGCTTCAGGTCCACTGTGACGGTGGGCTCCATGCTGCCCTTCACCTTCATCGTGGTGAACATGTAGCCTTCGCGCACGCAGCCGATCTTCAGGTTGCGGTACATGTCCATGTCGAACGTGTACGTGCTCCTGCCCTTGGCCTCCACCACCTTGTCGAACACCATGCCGTCGATGGTGAGGCTCGCGTCCACGGGCCTGCCGCTCTTGGCATCGGTGATGTTGATGACGAGCTGCTGTTTCTGCGTCGTCGTTTCCTCCACCACCGGCTTCGGCGGCGGGTCGTAGTGGAAGTGGATCGTGTAGCCGGCCAGCGGACGGTCCTGATAGTCGACGACCAGATAGAACAGGTCGCCCTCCTTCACCTCGATGGCTCGGCTGTAGCTCGCACCCACACCGGAGCGCACGAAGTCCTCGGTCGCGTCCTTGCTGAGGCCGCAGCGGCTGCCGAGCGCGGGGTCGTTGCGGCTGATGTTCGAGCGCACCGGTTGCACCAGGCGGCTCGGGATCTTGTCGCAGATGCCCGGGATGGCTCCCTCGAAGAGCAGGAAGTCGATGTCGTCCTCGGGGTTGTCCGGGATGATGTCGAAGGTGAGCGTGGTGGTCACCGGGCTCCTGAACTTGTACCAGGTGCTGTGGTGCTCGCGCTCAAGCCACTGCAGGTGGTCCACCGGGTTCTCCCTGATCTCCAGCTTGTTGCCGAAACCGCGCACGGCGTCGGCCTGGTGGAAGATGGAGTCGGCGATGGGGATGGCCCCGGTGCAGTCCCCGTTCTCCTGCGTGAGCCGCGGGTTCTGCTGCGCCTGGACCGCGGTCGCGGCCAGGCTCAAGCCCAGGAGGTACAGGATGCGGATGGTTCGCACGGGACCTGCATACGCAGGGACCCCGACCAAGGTTCAGTAGGCCAGGTTGCTGCCGAGCCACTTCTCCATCCACTCCGTGGGCTGGCCCTTGCGCCGCGCCAGATCCTCCACCTGGTCCCTGGCCACGCGCCCCACGCCGAAGTACTTGGCCTTGGGGTGCGCGAAGTACCAGCCGCTCACCGCGGCCGCAGGGCTCATGGCCAGGCTCTCGGTGAGGGTGATGCCCGTGTGCTTGGTGGCATCGAGCAGGCGGAAGAGCTCAGGCTTCTCGGTGTGGTCCGGGCAGGCAGGGTAGCCCGGCGCCGGGCGGATGCCCTGGTACTCCTCCTTGATCAGCTGCTCGTTGGTGAGGCGGCTGGACTCGTAGCCCCAGAGCTCCTCGCGCACCACCTCGTGCAGCTTCTCGGCGAAGGCCTCGGCGAGGCGGTCGGCCAGGGCCTTCAGCAGGATCGCGCTGTAGTCGTCGTGCGCGGCCTCGAAGCGCTTCACGCGTTCGTCCACGCCGTGGCCCGCGCTTACGGCGAAACCGCCGAGGAAGTCGGGCGTGCCTTGCGGTGCGATGAAGTCCGCGAGGGCGATGTAGGGCACGCCGGGTGCCTTCTTGCTCTGCTGGCGGAGGGTGTGGAAGCGGCCGATGACCTTGGTGCGGGCAGGGTCGCCGTAGATCTCGATGTCCTCATGCGCAACGGTGTTCGCAGGCAGGATGCCTGCGATACCGTGCGCCTGGATCCACTGCTCCTTCACGATGCGTTCCAGCATCTTCTGGGCATCGGCATAGAGCTGCGTGGCCTGCTTGCCCACCACCTCGTCCTCCAGGATGCGCGGGAACTTGCCGGCCAGCTCCCAAGCCATGAAGAAGGGCGTCCAGTCAATGTAGGGCACCAGCTCGGCCAGCGGGTAGTTGCGGTAGGTGAAGATGCCCGTGCTCTTCGGTGCCACGGGGGGCTCGGCCGCAAAGTCGATGGCGAACTTCTTGGCGCGGGCCTCTTCCAGCGGCACATACTCCTTCTCGCGCTGACTGCCTTCGTACTGCGTGCGCACCTTGGCGTACTCCTCCAGCACCTCCGCGGCGAAGCGGTCGCGCTCGTTGTCGCTGAGCAGGTTGCTCACCACGGGCACGCTGCGGCTGGCATCGATCACGTGCACCACGGGCTTGCTATAGTGCGGCGCGATCTTCACGGCGGTATGCACGCGGCTGGTGGTGGCGCCGCCGATCAGCAGCGGGGTGTCGAAGCCCTCGCGCTCCATCTCCTTGGCCACGTGCACCATCTCGTCGAGCGAGGGCGTGATCAGGCCGCTGAGGCCGATGATGTCCACCTTCATCTCGCGGGCGGTCTTGAGGATGGTGGCGCTCTGCACCATCACGCCCAGGTCGATCACCTGCCAGCCGTTGCACGCGAGGATCACGCCCACGATGTTCTTGCCGATGTCGTGCACGTCGCCCTTCACGGTGGCAAGCAGCACCTTCTTCGCATCCGACTTCATGGACCCCATCACCAAGCCCGCCTTCTTCTCCTGCAGGAAGGGCTCGAGGTAGGCCACGGCGCGCTTCATCACCCGGGCGCTCTTCACCACCTGGGGCAGGAACATCTTGCCGCTGCCGAAGAGGTCGCCCACCACGTTCATGCCGGCCATCAGCGGACCTTCGATCACCAGCACGGGGTCCACGTACTGCACGCGGGCCTCCTCCACATCGGTGTCGATGAACTCGGTGACGCCATGCACTAACGCATGCTTTAAGCGTTCCTCCACGCTGCCTTCGCGCCAGGCGGCTTGTGCGGCCACCACCTCGGCTGAAGGCGCGCCCTTGAACTGCTCCGCAAAGGCCACCATGCGTTCGGTGGCATCGGGGCGGCGCGCGAGCAGCACGTCCTCCACGTGCTCCAGCAGGTCCTTGGGGATGTCGTCGTACACACCGATCTGCCCGGCGTTGACGATGCCCATGTCGAGGCCAGCTTTGATCGCGTGGTAGAGGAAGGCCGTGTGGATGGCCTCGCGCACGGGCTCGTTGCCGCGGAAGCTGAAGCTGACGTTGCTGACGCCGCCGCTGGTGAGCGCCCCCGGCAGGTGCTGCTTGATCCACCGCACGGCCTCGATGAAGTCGATGGCGTAGCGGTCGTGCTCGGCCATGCCGGTGGCCACGGTGAGGATGTTGGCGTCGATGATGATGTCGTGCGGCGCGAAGCCGGCCTTCTGCGTGAGCAGGTCGTAGCTGCGCTGCGCGATGGCGATGCGGCGCTCGTAATTGTCGGCCTGGCCCTGCTCGTCGAAGCACATCACCACGGTGGCGGCGCCGAGGCGGTGGATGATCTTCGCCTGCCGCAGGAACTCGGCCTCCCCTTCCTTCAGGCTGATGCTGTTGGCGATGCCCTTGCCCTGCAGGCACTTCAGGCCCGCCTCGATCACGCTGAACTTCGAGGAATCCACCATCACCGGCACACGGGCGATGTCGGGCTCGGCGGCGATGAGGTTGATGAACTTGCGCATGGCTTCCACGCCATCGATCATGCCCTCATCCATGTTCACGTCGATCACCTGCGCGCCGTTCTCCACCTGCTGGCGGGCCACGCTCACGGCCTCATCGTAGTTGCCGTTCTTGATCAGCTTGCGGAAGGCCGCGCTGCCCGTGACGTTGGTGCGCTCGCCGATGTTGACGAAGTTGGAACCCGGGAAGATGCGGAGCGGCTCGAGGCCGGAGTAGGTGGGGATGGACATGTCACCCAGCTGAATAAACCAACTTGCCATTATCCTTAGCCCACGCTTCCGTGAAGCCAACGTGCGAAATGGCATTGGTGCTTCGATCGAGCTTGGCTTCGGTCTCCTTGCAAACGATTTCTGGGGCCAGTTCATATATGACCTTCACTTCCAAAGGCCTCTTCTTGAAGAAGACGGCTAGGTAGATCTTGCGATTGCGTCGTATCCTCTCTAATGATGCCTGCCTCTTGTCCTCCGGCTTATTGAACACCCGGTCCAACTGTCCGGATCCGCCTTCGAGACATGATAGATACTCGTACAGCAAGTCCTTGTCCTTGCGATCACGCGCGTCAGAGTCGTGCTTGGTCACGATTACCTCATGGCCTAGTATCTCGGCGATGATTATCTCCTTCACAAGCCCCGGCTGCAGGACGTTGAGGATGCCTATGCTGGTGGCCAATTCTTGCGCCTGCCTGACCAAAGCCACAATGCTCTTCAGTACCGTCGGACTCATACGAACAATGTGTATTCAGCCTCTTTTGAAATAGAGGCCACCCTCTCATTCGCTATGCGCACATAGTCGCTGTTTTGCTCGAATCCGATGAAGCTCCGCTTCAACCGCTGACAAACAGCCCATGTAGTACCGACACCGCTGAAAGGGTCCAACACTAGATCGCCCTCGTTCGAGCTGGCACGTACCAGTCGGTCGATCAACTTCTCCGGCTTCTGAATCGTATTCAATAGGTCACGGCTAATGAG is a window from the Flavobacteriales bacterium genome containing:
- a CDS encoding TolC family protein; translation: MRSIAPLLLLVVHMAHAQSAWTLEQCVARAEERNLTLRGALLDTELADRTREQSFWSFFPDLNGGATHGYNYGRVIDRFTNTFATDRVRTNNFFLSSDLTVFNGLRLHNERRRAGLDLQAAQEAGDAVRNDVRTTVARQFIEVLSAEERIRAAEAQLASTTQQTERMQALVDAGRNARSELINLRSQQAQQEFTLVDLRNRREQALLQLAQTLQLSSEELRGFTVSGPALSAMNVAEPTADVETVLAAVLAQDPLYRQAELRASSAERGVAIARAGSYPVLSFNASAGTGYSGRNFEAIGDPIIGPPEQIGFTESNEAVFVPNVDYETQVRPFGKQLDDNLNESLGLTLSLPIFNNRRTELAVSQARIQQERAELEVVSVRDRRRRDVQDAILAQRAAYQQYQAAQRSVEAAEENLRFAEARFEQGAANALELNTARNDLQRVTADRITAKYTYVLAVKLLDILQGLPLTL
- a CDS encoding OmpA family protein, whose amino-acid sequence is MRTIRILYLLGLSLAATAVQAQQNPRLTQENGDCTGAIPIADSIFHQADAVRGFGNKLEIRENPVDHLQWLEREHHSTWYKFRSPVTTTLTFDIIPDNPEDDIDFLLFEGAIPGICDKIPSRLVQPVRSNISRNDPALGSRCGLSKDATEDFVRSGVGASYSRAIEVKEGDLFYLVVDYQDRPLAGYTIHFHYDPPPKPVVEETTTQKQQLVINITDAKSGRPVDASLTIDGMVFDKVVEAKGRSTYTFDMDMYRNLKIGCVREGYMFTTMKVKGSMEPTVTVDLKLTPIAPGEHVVLEDIRFVGNEDKVLRSSEASLLLLLRFLQENPRLRIEVEGHVNGPTFKNKKEFIDLSAARARAVYDFLMVNDVEPERVTYVGLGNSRMLFPEPKTKEESEANRRVEVKVVSN
- the metH gene encoding methionine synthase, with the protein product MNWPQKSFARRPKPSSIEAPMPFRTLASRKRGLRIMASWFIQLGDMSIPTYSGLEPLRIFPGSNFVNIGERTNVTGSAAFRKLIKNGNYDEAVSVARQQVENGAQVIDVNMDEGMIDGVEAMRKFINLIAAEPDIARVPVMVDSSKFSVIEAGLKCLQGKGIANSISLKEGEAEFLRQAKIIHRLGAATVVMCFDEQGQADNYERRIAIAQRSYDLLTQKAGFAPHDIIIDANILTVATGMAEHDRYAIDFIEAVRWIKQHLPGALTSGGVSNVSFSFRGNEPVREAIHTAFLYHAIKAGLDMGIVNAGQIGVYDDIPKDLLEHVEDVLLARRPDATERMVAFAEQFKGAPSAEVVAAQAAWREGSVEERLKHALVHGVTEFIDTDVEEARVQYVDPVLVIEGPLMAGMNVVGDLFGSGKMFLPQVVKSARVMKRAVAYLEPFLQEKKAGLVMGSMKSDAKKVLLATVKGDVHDIGKNIVGVILACNGWQVIDLGVMVQSATILKTAREMKVDIIGLSGLITPSLDEMVHVAKEMEREGFDTPLLIGGATTSRVHTAVKIAPHYSKPVVHVIDASRSVPVVSNLLSDNERDRFAAEVLEEYAKVRTQYEGSQREKEYVPLEEARAKKFAIDFAAEPPVAPKSTGIFTYRNYPLAELVPYIDWTPFFMAWELAGKFPRILEDEVVGKQATQLYADAQKMLERIVKEQWIQAHGIAGILPANTVAHEDIEIYGDPARTKVIGRFHTLRQQSKKAPGVPYIALADFIAPQGTPDFLGGFAVSAGHGVDERVKRFEAAHDDYSAILLKALADRLAEAFAEKLHEVVREELWGYESSRLTNEQLIKEEYQGIRPAPGYPACPDHTEKPELFRLLDATKHTGITLTESLAMSPAAAVSGWYFAHPKAKYFGVGRVARDQVEDLARRKGQPTEWMEKWLGSNLAY